The stretch of DNA GAGACTTCGAGTGCCATCGCGCATGGCCCTAGCATGACCGAGCCAGAAATCATCACGGGAACCCTGGCCACTGCGGGTCGCCTGGACAAGGTTCTGGCCGAAGCGAGCGGCCTATCGCGCGAACGGGTCAAGGCGCTGATTGCCGATGGGGCGGTCACGGTGGGCAAGACGCTTGCCAACAGTGGATCGGTGAAGATGCAGGCCGGCGCCTATTTCAGCATCGCCCTGCCCCCGCCCGAACCGCTTGCCGCCGAACCGCAGGACATCCCGCTCGATATCGTGTTCGAGGACGATCACCTTATCGTCGTCAACAAGCCCGCCGGGATGGTCGTGCACCCTGCCGCGGGGAATCCTGACGGGACCCTGGTCAATGCGCTGCTGTTCCATTGCGCAGGGAGGCTCTCGGGCATCAACGGGGTCGCCCGACCCGGTATCGTCCATCGGATCGACAAGGATACCTCGGGCCTGTTGGTCGTGGCCAAGTCCGATGCCGCGCATGAAGGCCTGGCAAAGCAATTCGCCGACCATTCGATCACCCGCCGATATCTGGCGGTGTGCGCCGGCTACCCCAACCCGCGATCCGGGACCATTTTCGGTCGCATCGGGAGGTCGGACAAGGATCGCAAGAAGATTGCGGTGCTGCCGGACGATTCCAGCCGGGGGAAGCGCGCCGTCACGCACTATGAAACGCTGCAGACGCTGAATCACGCCACCTTGATCGAATGCCGGCTCGAAACCGGGCGCACCCACCAGGTCCGCGTTCACTGTGCGTCAATCGGGCATCCGCTATTGGGGGACCCAGTCTATGGTCGCACGCCCAAATCCCTCAAGCCCGTTCTGGACCAACTCCAGTTTCGGCGACAGGCGCTGCACGCGGCAAGGCTCGGATTCATTCATCCTATCACGGGTGAAAGCTTGGATTTCCACACTGATTTACCAGCAGATTTTCAGGAACTGATCGACGAAACCGCTCGTTGAAATCGATGAATCGCAGTGCAATTTTGACAAGATTCGAGTATAAGTAACCTCAGTGGCCCGACAGCCGGATGCCCATCAGGGGTCCCGCAGCCGAGGTCGACGCTAGAAAGGTCAGGGTATAAGTGAGCAATAACAAGTCTTTGAGCGTCCCGGCGCTCGGCGGTGAGCAGAGCCTCAATCGCTACCTCTCCGAAATCAAGAAGTTTCCCGTGCTGACGGCTGAGCAGGAATACATGCTCGCCAAGCGCTATGCCGAGCATGAGGACCCCGAAGCTGCCGCGCAGCTCGTCACTTCGCACCTGCGGCTCGTGGCCAAGATCGCCATGGGCTACCGCGGCTACGGCCTGCCCGTTTCGGATCTCATTTCCGAAGGCAATGTCGGCCTGATGCAGGGTGTGAAGAAGTTCGAGCCCGATCGTGGTTTCCGCCTCGCGACCTACGCGATGTGGTGGATCAAGGCCTCTATCCAGGAATATATCCTGCGCAGCTGGTCGCTCGTGAAGATGGGCACCACCGCCGCGCAGAAGAAGCTGTTCTTCAACCTGCGCCGGATGAAGAAGAACCTCGACGCCTATGAGGATACCGACCTCCATCCCGACGACGTGACCAAGATCGCGACCGACCTCGGCGTGCCCGAGCAGGAAGTGGTCAACATGAATCGCCGGATGATGATGGGCGGCGACGGTTCGCTCAACGTGCCGATGCGCAATGGCGAGGAAGGTTCGGGCGAATGGCAGGACTGGCTGGCCGATGACGGTCCGCTGCAGGACGAGCTGGTCGCCGATGCCGAAGAAGCCGACGTGCGCCACGAAATGCTGGTCGAGGCGATGGGCAGCCTTAACGAGCGCGAGAAGCACATCCTGACCGAGCGCCGCCTGACGGACAACCCGCAAACGCTCGAAGAGCTGTCGCAGGTCTACGACGTCAGTCGCGAGCGCATTCGCCAGATCGAGGTCCGCGCCTTCGAGAAGCTGCAGAAGGCGATGCAGCGCATCGCCGGGGAACGGCTGCTCCCGGGCGTGGCCTGATCAGGACCTGGCCCGCGCAATTGCCCCAGGGCGATTGACATCGACGGTGAACACTCCAGTCTCCCCCGGTCCAGCGCGACCGGGGGAGACTGTCGTTTGAAGCCTGCGAAACTGATCTGCGCCCTGCTTGCAGGGGCGGCACTGCTTGCCAATCATCAAGGCGAACCGACCGACCCCGAAACGAAGGCGTGGTGGGATCTCGCCACGGAACTGTCGAGCGATGCCTATGAGGGCCGCGCCAGCGGTTCTCCGGGGCACGAACGTGCGGCGGTGCTGGTAGCAAGCAAGCTGGCGGCGGCGGGCTTCCGACCATTGGGCGAGAATGGCAGCTGGTATCAGCGCGTCCCGCTGGAAGAGGTCGCGGTGTCCTTCGCGACCCTGGACGGCGAAGTGGGCAGACTGCACCATCTCGATGACTTCGTTGTGCGCCCGCAGCCCGGACTGCCACGAAGCGCAAGCTACGCGCTATCCTATCGCGGCTACTGCGGTGCCGGTGATCTGGGTGATGTCGCCGGTCGGGTGGTGATTTGCCACAACACGCGCCGCAGTGGGCTGCCCAGCGATCCCGAACGCGAAGCGGCGGTTCGGGCTGCGGGCGCTGCCGCGATCATCCAGATTGCCGATCCGGGCTTCACCATAGAGCCGCCCCGCTGGCCATTCGCCTATAACAAGGTTGTTTCGACGCCTAGAGAAATCCCGACCGCCGACAGCTTCGTGTCGATCCTGCTTAACGCAGATGCACTGGGAAGGTTGGTGCCCAGGCACGACGCGGCGACGCTCGTCACCAAGGGCGCGGCGGGAGAACCGCTTCCGTCCTTCGACGGCGGCACAGTGCGGCTGACCACCGTGTTGCGCACCAGCCAGTACAGTTCGCCCAATGTCATCGGCTACCTGCCCGGTACCGATCCGGCGCTTGCGGACCAGGCGATCCTGCTCGGTGCGCACCTCGATGGCTACGGCTTCGGTCATGCGGTCGATGGCGATGCGCTGTATAACGGCACGCTCGACGATGCAGCCTATGTCGCCTTGCTGCTGAAATTCGCCGAGGCCCGGCGGGGCAAGGGCCTCAAGCGCCCAATCATTATCGGTGTATGGACGGGTGAAGAACTGGGCCTGCACGGATCGCGCTGGTTCGCCGCGCACCCAACCTGGCCGCTGGCGAAGATCGCGGGCGTGCTGAACCTCGACCAGCTGCGACCGATCTTCCCGCTTGAGCGGCTAACGACCCACGGACGAACCGACAGCACCATGGGCGACCATGCGGCGGCGTTGGCTGCGAAATACGGCTTCGTGCTGCAGGACGATCCCGAGCCCGAGCGGCGTCTGATCCTGCGAACCGACCATCGCCCCTTCATGGAGGCGGGCATCCCGTTCCTCAACTTCACCTTCGGTTTCGAGCCGGGGAGCGAGAGTGAGCGGATCTACCGCCACTGGTACCGCACCGGCTACCACAAGCCGCAGGATGACCCGCAGCAGCTGATGGACTGGCAGGCCGCCAAGACCTTCAACCACTTCTGGCTCGAACTGGCCGAACGTATCGCCGACGACCCGGCCAGCCCGCGCTGGCATGAAGGCAGCGAGCTGGCCGGGAAATATGCGAAGGACTAGCTGCCCGGCGCGAGGTCGAGCACCGCAGCGACCATCGCCTGCGTTCCCAGCGTGACCGATTCCCGTGGAGCTATCTTGAACAGCGGCGAATGGTGCGAGGGAACCGGCGGGCCTCCGTTCTTCTCCGCATCAAAGGCCGCTTGCGGCGTGCCGCCAACCGAGAAGTAGTAGCCCGGTACGCCCAGATCTTCGGTAACGAAGAAGGCGAAGTCTTCCGCGCCCATCGAAGTCTGCTCGTCAGGCAACAACACATCGTCCCCGAAAGTGCGCTGCATCACGGCGTTGAGGCGCCGGGCCAGGGTGGGATCATTGTTGGTAACCGGCGTTCCTTCGACCACCTCGACCTTGGGCAGCTTGTCTTCGGGAAGGCCATGCGCACGGCCGATATTGACCGCAATCCGCTCGATCGCGGCGATGGTCTGCGCCCGCACCTTCTCGTCATTGGCGCGCACGGTAAGCTGGAGGTCGGCCCGGTCGGAGATGATGTTGTGCTTGGTGCCCGAATGGAACGAACCCACGGTCACCACCACCGGCTGCAGCGGGTTGATCTCGCGGCTATCGATCGACTGCAAGGCGACGACGATCTGGGCGCCGATATAGACCGGGTCACGGCCCGTGTCGGGCGCCGCACCATGCGCGCCGATACCGGGCACGGTGATGTTGACCGAATCCGCGCTCGAACCCACCAGCCGCTCCGGTCCGACCAGCTTGCCGGTGGGGACGTCTGCCGCGACGTGGAAGGCGAGTGCGTAGTCGGGCTTTCCAAAGCGTTCGTAGAGCCCGTCCTTTAGCATCGCCACAGCGCCACCAACGCGTTCTTCTGCAGGCTGCACGACGAACATCAGCGTGCCCGACCATTGGTCCTTCATGGTCACTAGCCGCCGCGCCGTGCCAACCATCGAGGTGATGTGCACGTCATGCCCGCAAGCGTGCATGACCGAATATTCCTGGCCGTCCTGGCCTGTCTGGGTGACCTTGGAGGCATAAGGCAGCCCCGACTTTTCGGGCAGCGGCAATCCATCCATGTCGGCCCGCAGCAGGATCAGCGGCCCCAGCCCGTTGCGCAGCATCCCGACCACGCCCGTACCCCCGACCCCTTCGGTCACTTCGAGGCCGGCAGCCCGCAGTTCCGCAGCCATGCGCTTCGCGGTGTTGGTTTCGAGAAAGGAAAGCTCGGGGTTGGCGTGGAAATGCAGGAACAAGTCCTCGAGGTGGCCGTCATAGTCGGCCTCCACCGCCGCAGCGACGGCCGCGGGATCGGCGTTGGCCGGGGTCGAACCCAACGCCAATGCCAGCGCAGCGCCCATCAGAATGTTACGCCTATATCCCATAAATCTCCGCTCCTCTTTGCGACTTATCCAGGTCGATCAAAGCACGCGATGCGTGGCGCGGCAAGCGACACGATTGCACGCGGGAAAGGCCGCGGTTAAGCCACGCCAATGCGCCGCGTCACCCGTTTCCTGTTCAAGGCCCTGCTGGGCTTTATCGGTCTCAGCCTCGCGCTGGTCCTGCTCTTCAAATTCGTGCCGGTGCCCGTCACGGCGACGATGGTCATGGACGGCAACGGCATTACCAAGGACTGGACCAGCCTTTCCAATATCGACCGCAACATGGCGCGCGCGGTGATCGCCAGCGAAGACGGCAAGTTCTGCAGCCACGACGGCTTCGACCGCGAAGCGATCGAGAAGGCGATCGAGAACAATTCCAGGGGCGGTCGGATCAAGGGCGGCTCGACGATCAGCCAGCAAACCGCCAAGAACGTGTTCCTGTGGCAAGGCGGCGGCTATTTCCGCAAAGGGCTGGAGGCCTACTTCACGGTCCTGATCGAGAAGATCTGGGGCAAGCGGCGGATCATGGAGGTCTATCTCAATGTCGCCGAGACCGGCATCGGCACCTATGGCGTTGAAGCAGGGGCTCACCGCTATTTCGGCAGGTCCGCGGCCAGCCTGACCCCGCTCGAGGCCGGTCGGATGGCGGTAGCCCTGCCCCTGCCCAAGCAACGGTCGGTCAAGAACCCCACTGGCTGGTTGCGGCGGCACGGCAATTCGATTGCCGCCCGCGTCGGAGTGGTCCGTCGGGACGCGCTCGACTCCTGTATTTACGAATAAGCCGCGCAAACAGGAGCTTGCACATAGATTGGCGTGAAATATGATATAACATTGCACAATATGATATTCTATATCTACCTGATTTTGCTTGATTTTTTTGAGCGCTGACAGGATCGGT from Erythrobacter mangrovi encodes:
- a CDS encoding RluA family pseudouridine synthase — translated: MTEPEIITGTLATAGRLDKVLAEASGLSRERVKALIADGAVTVGKTLANSGSVKMQAGAYFSIALPPPEPLAAEPQDIPLDIVFEDDHLIVVNKPAGMVVHPAAGNPDGTLVNALLFHCAGRLSGINGVARPGIVHRIDKDTSGLLVVAKSDAAHEGLAKQFADHSITRRYLAVCAGYPNPRSGTIFGRIGRSDKDRKKIAVLPDDSSRGKRAVTHYETLQTLNHATLIECRLETGRTHQVRVHCASIGHPLLGDPVYGRTPKSLKPVLDQLQFRRQALHAARLGFIHPITGESLDFHTDLPADFQELIDETAR
- the mtgA gene encoding monofunctional biosynthetic peptidoglycan transglycosylase, whose protein sequence is MRRVTRFLFKALLGFIGLSLALVLLFKFVPVPVTATMVMDGNGITKDWTSLSNIDRNMARAVIASEDGKFCSHDGFDREAIEKAIENNSRGGRIKGGSTISQQTAKNVFLWQGGGYFRKGLEAYFTVLIEKIWGKRRIMEVYLNVAETGIGTYGVEAGAHRYFGRSAASLTPLEAGRMAVALPLPKQRSVKNPTGWLRRHGNSIAARVGVVRRDALDSCIYE
- a CDS encoding M28 family peptidase, whose translation is MKPAKLICALLAGAALLANHQGEPTDPETKAWWDLATELSSDAYEGRASGSPGHERAAVLVASKLAAAGFRPLGENGSWYQRVPLEEVAVSFATLDGEVGRLHHLDDFVVRPQPGLPRSASYALSYRGYCGAGDLGDVAGRVVICHNTRRSGLPSDPEREAAVRAAGAAAIIQIADPGFTIEPPRWPFAYNKVVSTPREIPTADSFVSILLNADALGRLVPRHDAATLVTKGAAGEPLPSFDGGTVRLTTVLRTSQYSSPNVIGYLPGTDPALADQAILLGAHLDGYGFGHAVDGDALYNGTLDDAAYVALLLKFAEARRGKGLKRPIIIGVWTGEELGLHGSRWFAAHPTWPLAKIAGVLNLDQLRPIFPLERLTTHGRTDSTMGDHAAALAAKYGFVLQDDPEPERRLILRTDHRPFMEAGIPFLNFTFGFEPGSESERIYRHWYRTGYHKPQDDPQQLMDWQAAKTFNHFWLELAERIADDPASPRWHEGSELAGKYAKD
- a CDS encoding amidohydrolase, producing MGYRRNILMGAALALALGSTPANADPAAVAAAVEADYDGHLEDLFLHFHANPELSFLETNTAKRMAAELRAAGLEVTEGVGGTGVVGMLRNGLGPLILLRADMDGLPLPEKSGLPYASKVTQTGQDGQEYSVMHACGHDVHITSMVGTARRLVTMKDQWSGTLMFVVQPAEERVGGAVAMLKDGLYERFGKPDYALAFHVAADVPTGKLVGPERLVGSSADSVNITVPGIGAHGAAPDTGRDPVYIGAQIVVALQSIDSREINPLQPVVVTVGSFHSGTKHNIISDRADLQLTVRANDEKVRAQTIAAIERIAVNIGRAHGLPEDKLPKVEVVEGTPVTNNDPTLARRLNAVMQRTFGDDVLLPDEQTSMGAEDFAFFVTEDLGVPGYYFSVGGTPQAAFDAEKNGGPPVPSHHSPLFKIAPRESVTLGTQAMVAAVLDLAPGS
- the rpoH gene encoding RNA polymerase sigma factor RpoH — translated: MSNNKSLSVPALGGEQSLNRYLSEIKKFPVLTAEQEYMLAKRYAEHEDPEAAAQLVTSHLRLVAKIAMGYRGYGLPVSDLISEGNVGLMQGVKKFEPDRGFRLATYAMWWIKASIQEYILRSWSLVKMGTTAAQKKLFFNLRRMKKNLDAYEDTDLHPDDVTKIATDLGVPEQEVVNMNRRMMMGGDGSLNVPMRNGEEGSGEWQDWLADDGPLQDELVADAEEADVRHEMLVEAMGSLNEREKHILTERRLTDNPQTLEELSQVYDVSRERIRQIEVRAFEKLQKAMQRIAGERLLPGVA